One stretch of Poecilia reticulata strain Guanapo linkage group LG21, Guppy_female_1.0+MT, whole genome shotgun sequence DNA includes these proteins:
- the iyd gene encoding iodotyrosine deiodinase isoform X1 — MALLSVLTPVLALVLCMVAGFLFLKSRAPETSPGVAGQTKGPTKKEFRPWVDQDLQDDTEITRGDDDEWVENNEEEDLAHVPYSPQRYPEEAMLQRSKDFYSLMSQRRSVRFISPEPVPREVIDKVILTAGTAPSGAHTEPWTFVVVSDLDTKHKIRLIVEEEEEVNYRQRMGDKWVHDLARLRTNWIKEYLDVAPYLILIFKQTYGILPNGKKKTHYYNEISVSISCGIFLAALQNVGLVTVTSTPLNCGPQLRLLLKRPANEKLLMLLPVGYPAADATVPDLKRKNLEEIMVAI, encoded by the exons ATGGCTCTCCTGTCTGTACTCACACCCGTCCTCGCTCTGGTCCTGTGCATGGTTGCCggctttttgtttctgaaatctcGGGCACCAGAGACCAGTCCGGGAGTAGCAGGGCAGACCAAGGGGCCCACAAAAAAGGAGTTCAGACCCTGGGTGGATCAGGACTTGCAGGATGACACAGAAATAACAAGAGGAG ATGACGACGAATGGGTGGAGAACAACGAAGAGGAAGACCTCGCACATGTTCCCTATTCACCACAGCGCTACCCGGAGGAGGCCATGCTGCAGAGGTCCAAGGATTTTTACTCCTTGATGAGCCAGAGGAGATCTGTCAGATTCATCAGCCCCGAGCCAGTCCCACGAGAAGTCATCGATAAGGTCATCCTCACTGCAG GAACAGCGCCAAGTGGTGCTCACACGGAGCCCTGGACGTTTGTTGTGGTGTCAGACCTGGACACAAAGCACAAGATCAGACTTATTgtggaagaagaggaggaggtgaacTACCGCCAGAGGATGGGAGATAAGTGGGTCCATGATTTGGCCAGGCTAAG GACAAACTGGATTAAGGAATATTTAGATGTTGCGCCATACCTGattctcatttttaaacagaCTTATGGGATTCTACCAAATGGCAAGAAAAAGACTCATTATTACAATGAAATCAGTGTCTCTATATCTTGTGGAATCTTCCTTGCTGCTTTGCAG aACGTGGGCCTAGTAACCGTCACATCGACGCCCCTAAACTGTGGCCCTCAGCTCAGGCTCCTCCTCAAACGGCCGGCCAACGagaagctgctgatgctgcttcCTGTGGGTTATCCTGCAGCTGACGCCACCGTGCCAGATTTGAAACGGAAGAATCTGGAGGAGATCATGGTGGCCATCTGA
- the iyd gene encoding iodotyrosine deiodinase isoform X2, with translation MVFISAPALKTVAPSRGDDDEWVENNEEEDLAHVPYSPQRYPEEAMLQRSKDFYSLMSQRRSVRFISPEPVPREVIDKVILTAGTAPSGAHTEPWTFVVVSDLDTKHKIRLIVEEEEEVNYRQRMGDKWVHDLARLRTNWIKEYLDVAPYLILIFKQTYGILPNGKKKTHYYNEISVSISCGIFLAALQNVGLVTVTSTPLNCGPQLRLLLKRPANEKLLMLLPVGYPAADATVPDLKRKNLEEIMVAI, from the exons ATGACGACGAATGGGTGGAGAACAACGAAGAGGAAGACCTCGCACATGTTCCCTATTCACCACAGCGCTACCCGGAGGAGGCCATGCTGCAGAGGTCCAAGGATTTTTACTCCTTGATGAGCCAGAGGAGATCTGTCAGATTCATCAGCCCCGAGCCAGTCCCACGAGAAGTCATCGATAAGGTCATCCTCACTGCAG GAACAGCGCCAAGTGGTGCTCACACGGAGCCCTGGACGTTTGTTGTGGTGTCAGACCTGGACACAAAGCACAAGATCAGACTTATTgtggaagaagaggaggaggtgaacTACCGCCAGAGGATGGGAGATAAGTGGGTCCATGATTTGGCCAGGCTAAG GACAAACTGGATTAAGGAATATTTAGATGTTGCGCCATACCTGattctcatttttaaacagaCTTATGGGATTCTACCAAATGGCAAGAAAAAGACTCATTATTACAATGAAATCAGTGTCTCTATATCTTGTGGAATCTTCCTTGCTGCTTTGCAG aACGTGGGCCTAGTAACCGTCACATCGACGCCCCTAAACTGTGGCCCTCAGCTCAGGCTCCTCCTCAAACGGCCGGCCAACGagaagctgctgatgctgcttcCTGTGGGTTATCCTGCAGCTGACGCCACCGTGCCAGATTTGAAACGGAAGAATCTGGAGGAGATCATGGTGGCCATCTGA
- the sec63 gene encoding translocation protein SEC63 homolog isoform X1: MAGQQFQYDDSGNTFFYFLTSFVGLIVIPATYYLWPRDQNAEQLRLKSLRRVHGRCLWYRLRLMKSQQSIIPTLKKVALLFGWAVFLLLAYKVSKLDRDYQEYNPYEVLNLEPGATVQAIKKQYHLLSLKYHPDKGGDDVMFMRIAKAYAALTNEQSRQNWELYGNPDGPGATSFGIALPAWIVDQKNSMLVLLVYGLAFMVILPVVVGTWWYRSIRYSGDQILISTTQLFMHFIYKTPNMNMKRLTMVLTAACEFDPRSNKEATIRPTDNVEVPQLIRELGNINVKKKEPPFCYPYSFKARVLVLSHLARMEVSENLEEDQRFVVRKSPALLQEMINVGCQLTMMANSRGGFPAPRLVTIENCMKLTQMIVQGLQETKSPLLQLPHFEEEHLRYCISKKYKVRTLQDLVSLKDSDRRSMLRFLGEEKYDEVMGVLGSFPHITMGIKLQVLDDEDSSNITAGSIVTVTVTLTRKRMADMFEKEQEASICQGEETANTEEAVRNQGDTNKAKTKVWQSKNKGAKKTAKSKKKKLTKKKALPAPVKGKQANGNVAGNEMAVTTSAAASAAKEEDDEASDKGSESDEGETNKDSPSERDDESDKQSDTEVDEGGGDDEEEWEALQQSIQRRERALLETKSKVTHPVYSLYFPEEKQEWWWLYIADRRDQTLVSMPYHVCTLKDSEEVELKFPAPSKAGNYQYSVILRSDSYLGLDQFKPLKLEVHEAKAMVDNHPQWDIPDTEEEDEEQEDSDGIEESDDEDEDND; this comes from the exons ATGGCCGGACAACAGTTCCAGTACGATGACAGCGGCAATacgtttttctattttctcacGTCCTTCGTCGGACTTATTGTGATCCCGGCCACATATTACCTGTGGCCCCGGGATCAGAACGCTG AACAACTGCGTCTGAAGAGCTTGAGGAGGGTACATGGCCGGTGCCTGTGGTATCGGCTCAGGCTGATGAAGTCTCAGCAGAGCATCATCCCGACACTAAA aaaagtggCCTTGCTTTTTGGGTGGGCTGTGTTCCTCCTGCTAGCCTACAAGGTGTCCAAGCTGGACAGGGATTACCAGGAGTACAACCCTTATGAAGTCCTCAACTTGGAGCCG GGTGCGACGGTGCAAGCAATTAAGAAGCAGTATCATCTACTGTCACTCAAGTACCACCCTGACAAAGGTGGCGATGACGTCATGTTTATGAGAATTGCCAAAGCCTATGCTGC tttaaCCAATGAACAGTCGCGACAGAACTGGGAACTGTACGGTAACCCAGATGGTCCAGGAG CCACCAGCTTTGGTATCGCGTTGCCTGCCTGGATTGTGGACCAGAAGAACTCCATGCTG GTGTTGTTGGTCTACGGTCTTGCCTTCATGGTCATCCTTCCTGTAGTTGTG GGCACATGGTGGTACCGCTCGATCCGATACAGTGGAGACCAGATCCTCATCAGCACCACACagctttttatgcattttatatacaaaacgccaaacatgaacatgaaac GGTTAACCATGGTCCTGACTGCAGCCTGTGAATTTGACCCTCGCAGCAATAAAGAGGCAACCATAAGACCCACAGACAACGTCGAAGTGCCGCAG TTGATCCGTGAATTAGGGAATATCAACGTGAAGAAGAAAGAGCCTCCGTTCTGCTATCCATACAGCTTCAAGGCCAGGGTGTTGGTGCTCTCACATCTGGCCCGCATGGAGGTGTCGGAGAATTTAGAGGAAG ATCAAAGATTTGTGGTGAGGAAGAGTCCAGCTCTTCTTCAGGAGATGATCAACGTCGGCTGTCAGCTCACCATGATGGCCAACAGCAGAGGAG GTTTCCCCGCTCCCAGACTGGTGACCATTGAGAATTGCATGAAGCTGACCCAAATGATCGTTCAGGGCCTGCAGGAGACCAAGTCGCCGTTGCTGCAGCTGCCTCATTTCGAAGAGGAGCACCTTCGCTACTGCATTTCTAAAAAG TATAAGGTGCGGACGCTGCAGGACCTGGTGAGTCTGAAGGACTCGGACAGACGCAGCATGCTGCGTTTCCTTGGGGAGGAGAAGTACGACGAGGTCATGGGTGTGCTGGGCAGCTTCCCTCATATCACCATGGGCATCAAGCTCCAGG TCCTTGATGATGAGGACAGCAGTAACATCACCGCGGGCTCAATCGTCACAGTAACAGTCACCCTAACCAGGAAGCGTATGGCA GATATGTTTGAGAAGGAGCAGGAAGCATCAATATGTCAGGGAGAGGAGACAGCCAACACAGAGGAAGCAGTAAGG AATCAGGGAGACACGAATAAAGCCAAAACTAAAGTTTGGCAGAGCAAGAACAAAGGGGCCAAGAAGACAGCCAAgtccaagaagaagaaattaaccAAGAAGAAAGCGTTGCCCGCTCCCGTTAAAGGCAAGCAGGCTAATGGCAACGTGGCAGGAAAT GAAATGGCAGTCACAACATCAGCTGCAGCATCCGCGGCGAAGGAAGAAGACGACGAAGCTTCAGATAAAGGCAGCGAGTCGGATGAAGGCGAAACCAACAAGGATTCTCCCAGCGAAAGAGACGACGAGAGCGACAAACAAAGCGACACCGAAGTCGACGAGGGGGGCGGAGACGACGAGGAG GAGTGGGAGGCGCTGCAGCAGAGCATCCAGCGGCGAGAGCGGGCGCTGCTGGAAACCAAGTCGAAGGTGACACACCCCGTCTACAGCCTTTACTTCCCAGAGGAGAAGCAGGAGTGGTGGTGGCTGTACATCGCCGACCGCAGAGATCAGACACTCGTCTCCATGCCCTACCACGTCTGCACACTAAAAGACTCAGAGGAG gtggAGCTAAAGTTTCCAGCCCCATCCAAAGCAGGCAACTACCAGTACTCAGTCATCCTCCGTTCTGATTCCTACCTGGGTTTGGACCAGTTCAAACCACTCAAG CTGGAGGTTCACGAGGCCAAGGCCATGGTGGACAACCACCCGCAGTGGGACATCCCCGAcacggaggaggaggacgaggagcaGGAGGACAGTGACGGCATCGAGGAGAGCGACGACGAAGACGAGGACAACGACTGA
- the sec63 gene encoding translocation protein SEC63 homolog isoform X2 codes for MAGQQFQYDDSGNTFFYFLTSFVGLIVIPATYYLWPRDQNAEQLRLKSLRRVHGRCLWYRLRLMKSQQSIIPTLKKVALLFGWAVFLLLAYKVSKLDRDYQEYNPYEVLNLEPGATVQAIKKQYHLLSLKYHPDKGGDDVMFMRIAKAYAALTNEQSRQNWELYGNPDGPGATSFGIALPAWIVDQKNSMLVLLVYGLAFMVILPVVVGTWWYRSIRYSGDQILISTTQLFMHFIYKTPNMNMKRLTMVLTAACEFDPRSNKEATIRPTDNVEVPQLIRELGNINVKKKEPPFCYPYSFKARVLVLSHLARMEVSENLEEDQRFVVRKSPALLQEMINVGCQLTMMANSRGGFPAPRLVTIENCMKLTQMIVQGLQETKSPLLQLPHFEEEHLRYCISKKYKVRTLQDLVSLKDSDRRSMLRFLGEEKYDEVMGVLGSFPHITMGIKLQVLDDEDSSNITAGSIVTVTVTLTRKRMADMFEKEQEASICQGEETANTEEANQGDTNKAKTKVWQSKNKGAKKTAKSKKKKLTKKKALPAPVKGKQANGNVAGNEMAVTTSAAASAAKEEDDEASDKGSESDEGETNKDSPSERDDESDKQSDTEVDEGGGDDEEEWEALQQSIQRRERALLETKSKVTHPVYSLYFPEEKQEWWWLYIADRRDQTLVSMPYHVCTLKDSEEVELKFPAPSKAGNYQYSVILRSDSYLGLDQFKPLKLEVHEAKAMVDNHPQWDIPDTEEEDEEQEDSDGIEESDDEDEDND; via the exons ATGGCCGGACAACAGTTCCAGTACGATGACAGCGGCAATacgtttttctattttctcacGTCCTTCGTCGGACTTATTGTGATCCCGGCCACATATTACCTGTGGCCCCGGGATCAGAACGCTG AACAACTGCGTCTGAAGAGCTTGAGGAGGGTACATGGCCGGTGCCTGTGGTATCGGCTCAGGCTGATGAAGTCTCAGCAGAGCATCATCCCGACACTAAA aaaagtggCCTTGCTTTTTGGGTGGGCTGTGTTCCTCCTGCTAGCCTACAAGGTGTCCAAGCTGGACAGGGATTACCAGGAGTACAACCCTTATGAAGTCCTCAACTTGGAGCCG GGTGCGACGGTGCAAGCAATTAAGAAGCAGTATCATCTACTGTCACTCAAGTACCACCCTGACAAAGGTGGCGATGACGTCATGTTTATGAGAATTGCCAAAGCCTATGCTGC tttaaCCAATGAACAGTCGCGACAGAACTGGGAACTGTACGGTAACCCAGATGGTCCAGGAG CCACCAGCTTTGGTATCGCGTTGCCTGCCTGGATTGTGGACCAGAAGAACTCCATGCTG GTGTTGTTGGTCTACGGTCTTGCCTTCATGGTCATCCTTCCTGTAGTTGTG GGCACATGGTGGTACCGCTCGATCCGATACAGTGGAGACCAGATCCTCATCAGCACCACACagctttttatgcattttatatacaaaacgccaaacatgaacatgaaac GGTTAACCATGGTCCTGACTGCAGCCTGTGAATTTGACCCTCGCAGCAATAAAGAGGCAACCATAAGACCCACAGACAACGTCGAAGTGCCGCAG TTGATCCGTGAATTAGGGAATATCAACGTGAAGAAGAAAGAGCCTCCGTTCTGCTATCCATACAGCTTCAAGGCCAGGGTGTTGGTGCTCTCACATCTGGCCCGCATGGAGGTGTCGGAGAATTTAGAGGAAG ATCAAAGATTTGTGGTGAGGAAGAGTCCAGCTCTTCTTCAGGAGATGATCAACGTCGGCTGTCAGCTCACCATGATGGCCAACAGCAGAGGAG GTTTCCCCGCTCCCAGACTGGTGACCATTGAGAATTGCATGAAGCTGACCCAAATGATCGTTCAGGGCCTGCAGGAGACCAAGTCGCCGTTGCTGCAGCTGCCTCATTTCGAAGAGGAGCACCTTCGCTACTGCATTTCTAAAAAG TATAAGGTGCGGACGCTGCAGGACCTGGTGAGTCTGAAGGACTCGGACAGACGCAGCATGCTGCGTTTCCTTGGGGAGGAGAAGTACGACGAGGTCATGGGTGTGCTGGGCAGCTTCCCTCATATCACCATGGGCATCAAGCTCCAGG TCCTTGATGATGAGGACAGCAGTAACATCACCGCGGGCTCAATCGTCACAGTAACAGTCACCCTAACCAGGAAGCGTATGGCA GATATGTTTGAGAAGGAGCAGGAAGCATCAATATGTCAGGGAGAGGAGACAGCCAACACAGAGGAAGCA AATCAGGGAGACACGAATAAAGCCAAAACTAAAGTTTGGCAGAGCAAGAACAAAGGGGCCAAGAAGACAGCCAAgtccaagaagaagaaattaaccAAGAAGAAAGCGTTGCCCGCTCCCGTTAAAGGCAAGCAGGCTAATGGCAACGTGGCAGGAAAT GAAATGGCAGTCACAACATCAGCTGCAGCATCCGCGGCGAAGGAAGAAGACGACGAAGCTTCAGATAAAGGCAGCGAGTCGGATGAAGGCGAAACCAACAAGGATTCTCCCAGCGAAAGAGACGACGAGAGCGACAAACAAAGCGACACCGAAGTCGACGAGGGGGGCGGAGACGACGAGGAG GAGTGGGAGGCGCTGCAGCAGAGCATCCAGCGGCGAGAGCGGGCGCTGCTGGAAACCAAGTCGAAGGTGACACACCCCGTCTACAGCCTTTACTTCCCAGAGGAGAAGCAGGAGTGGTGGTGGCTGTACATCGCCGACCGCAGAGATCAGACACTCGTCTCCATGCCCTACCACGTCTGCACACTAAAAGACTCAGAGGAG gtggAGCTAAAGTTTCCAGCCCCATCCAAAGCAGGCAACTACCAGTACTCAGTCATCCTCCGTTCTGATTCCTACCTGGGTTTGGACCAGTTCAAACCACTCAAG CTGGAGGTTCACGAGGCCAAGGCCATGGTGGACAACCACCCGCAGTGGGACATCCCCGAcacggaggaggaggacgaggagcaGGAGGACAGTGACGGCATCGAGGAGAGCGACGACGAAGACGAGGACAACGACTGA